The following proteins come from a genomic window of Streptomyces sp. NBC_01716:
- a CDS encoding LacI family DNA-binding transcriptional regulator — MARTTSAGGRKSGPVTLALVAQRAGVSTQTVSNALNSPELLAPGTLKRVREALDELDYRPHQAARSLRTRSSRLIGYGVQPTPPGLSTPVSDHFLHALSDSADQAGYRILLFAALLGADDEAERYDELLREHSVDGFVLNNTYRGDKRPAWLHKKGVPFVAFGRWSAKDTGDWVDVDGAHGTAAAVDQLVAAGHRKIAFLGWPRGSGVGDDRAGGWREAMRRHDLPVRDLRVSSVDEVDAARTAVARVVGRATAVVAASDTLALGCYRALRDAGLSPGRDVAVVGFDDSPAARLLSPSLSSLRQPLDEVGRACTRILMARIKDPAAAPERVLLTPELIVRESSSAEHRP, encoded by the coding sequence GTGGCACGTACGACATCGGCAGGCGGGCGCAAGTCAGGGCCGGTCACCCTGGCCCTCGTGGCCCAGCGGGCCGGAGTGTCCACACAGACGGTCTCCAACGCGCTGAACTCGCCCGAACTCCTGGCGCCCGGCACCCTGAAGCGGGTCCGCGAGGCGCTGGACGAGCTGGACTACCGGCCCCACCAGGCCGCCCGCTCACTGCGTACGCGCTCCAGCCGGCTGATCGGATACGGCGTCCAGCCCACGCCCCCGGGCCTCTCGACGCCCGTGTCCGACCACTTCCTGCACGCGCTGTCGGACTCGGCGGACCAGGCCGGATACCGCATCCTGCTCTTCGCCGCGCTCCTCGGCGCCGACGACGAGGCCGAACGCTACGACGAGTTGCTGCGGGAGCACTCGGTCGACGGGTTCGTCCTCAACAACACCTACCGCGGCGACAAGCGGCCGGCCTGGCTGCACAAGAAAGGGGTCCCGTTCGTCGCGTTCGGCCGGTGGTCGGCGAAGGACACCGGCGACTGGGTCGACGTGGACGGTGCGCACGGCACCGCCGCCGCCGTCGACCAGCTGGTGGCGGCCGGACACCGGAAGATCGCCTTCCTGGGCTGGCCACGCGGCTCGGGCGTCGGTGACGACCGTGCCGGCGGCTGGCGCGAGGCGATGCGCAGACACGACCTGCCTGTCCGCGACCTGCGGGTGTCGTCCGTGGACGAGGTGGACGCCGCCCGTACCGCGGTCGCCCGCGTCGTGGGCCGCGCCACCGCCGTGGTGGCGGCCAGCGACACCCTGGCGCTCGGCTGCTACCGCGCGCTGCGGGACGCCGGGCTCAGTCCGGGGCGTGACGTGGCGGTGGTCGGCTTCGACGACTCACCCGCCGCCCGTCTCCTCTCGCCGAGTCTCAGCAGCCTTCGCCAGCCGCTGGACGAGGTCGGCCGGGCCTGCACGCGGATCCTCATGGCCCGCATCAAGGACCCGGCCGCCGCGCCGGAGCGCGTGCTGCTGACACCCGAACTGATCGTCAGGGAGAGCTCGTCGGCCGAGCACCGGCCCTGA
- a CDS encoding acetylxylan esterase, whose protein sequence is MPLMDLPLEELRGYLPDRDEPSDFDAFWAGTLTEARSHDRPPVFTPYDACLTEVDVYDVSFPGFGGDPVAGWLLVPASATGPLPCVVGFLGYGGGRGFPYEWLTWPSAGYAHLLMDTRGQGGSLQPGATGDPHGSGGASSPGMVTRGIENPADYYYRRVFTDAVRAVDAARAHPSVDPERIVVAGGSQGGGIALAASALADGVSAALVNQPSLCHYRRALQVVEGNAYREIWTYLRTHRESAERVFRTLSYFDGVNFAARASAPALFSAALMDDICPPSTVFAAYNHWSGPKDIRVWPWNRHEGGGHFQDLEQLRFLRALPGLGGN, encoded by the coding sequence ATGCCGCTGATGGACCTGCCCCTGGAGGAGCTGCGCGGCTACCTCCCCGACCGGGACGAGCCGTCGGACTTCGACGCCTTCTGGGCCGGCACGCTCACGGAGGCGCGGAGCCACGACCGCCCGCCCGTCTTCACGCCGTACGACGCCTGTCTGACCGAGGTGGACGTGTACGACGTGAGCTTCCCGGGCTTCGGCGGGGACCCGGTGGCCGGCTGGCTGCTGGTGCCGGCCTCGGCCACCGGACCGCTGCCGTGCGTGGTGGGCTTCCTCGGGTACGGCGGCGGGCGCGGCTTCCCGTACGAGTGGCTGACCTGGCCGTCCGCCGGATACGCGCACCTGCTGATGGACACGCGTGGCCAGGGCGGCTCGCTCCAGCCGGGCGCGACGGGCGACCCGCACGGCAGCGGCGGCGCGTCGTCGCCGGGGATGGTCACGCGGGGCATCGAGAACCCGGCGGACTACTACTACCGCCGGGTGTTCACCGACGCGGTCCGGGCCGTGGACGCTGCCCGCGCGCATCCGTCGGTCGACCCGGAACGGATCGTCGTCGCGGGCGGCAGCCAGGGCGGCGGCATCGCCCTGGCCGCGTCGGCGCTGGCCGATGGTGTGAGCGCGGCCCTGGTCAACCAGCCGTCGCTGTGCCACTACCGGCGCGCGCTCCAGGTGGTGGAGGGCAACGCGTACCGGGAGATCTGGACGTATCTGCGTACCCACCGGGAGTCGGCCGAGCGGGTGTTCAGGACGCTGTCCTACTTCGACGGCGTCAACTTCGCGGCGCGCGCGAGCGCCCCCGCGCTGTTCTCGGCGGCTCTGATGGACGACATCTGCCCGCCGTCGACGGTGTTCGCGGCCTACAACCACTGGTCGGGCCCCAAGGACATCCGCGTCTGGCCGTGGAACCGCCACGAGGGCGGCGGCCACTTCCAGGACCTGGAGCAACTGCGCTTCCTGCGCGCGCTGCCGGGGCTCGGCGGGAACTGA
- a CDS encoding carbohydrate ABC transporter permease, which produces MSQYGSGSGSVAAPPATAGGGGSAGAKGRRPGRGSASGIKGRQGLWGWLFVSPMVLVLGLFLLLPIGMALWVSLLNWDGQSNPFTGAADFIGTDNYSNVLTTDGLDRTLFMTSVRNNLYFVLLAVPLQTILALALAVAVNSRRVRGKSLFRTIFYFPSVTSSIAISTVFLFLFQGSGAVNALLKWVGISGPKWFTDANGLVWTVLGGLGIVDPDKPAAALASNGFLGLSWWDWLSGPSIAMCTVIALIVWTSSGTYMLIFLAALQDVPAELEEAALLDGANRWQSFRNVTIPALRPVIFLVVTLGLIGSWQIFDAVYVMSQGAPGNTTLTPAFLSYTAGFQDSEYGRAAAIAFILLAIIMVMTLIQRVLLRDRDKPVRAGRRIGAVRRRAS; this is translated from the coding sequence ATGAGTCAGTACGGCAGCGGCAGCGGTTCTGTCGCGGCGCCGCCCGCCACGGCAGGAGGCGGCGGGAGCGCCGGCGCCAAGGGCCGGCGACCCGGCCGCGGGTCCGCGTCCGGCATCAAAGGCCGGCAAGGACTGTGGGGCTGGCTCTTCGTCAGCCCGATGGTGCTGGTCCTCGGACTGTTCCTGCTGCTGCCCATCGGGATGGCCCTGTGGGTCAGCCTGCTCAACTGGGACGGGCAGTCCAACCCCTTCACCGGCGCCGCCGACTTCATCGGGACCGACAACTACTCCAACGTCCTGACCACCGACGGCCTCGACCGCACGCTGTTCATGACCTCGGTCCGCAACAACCTCTACTTCGTCCTGCTGGCCGTACCGCTCCAGACGATCCTCGCCCTCGCGCTCGCCGTGGCCGTCAACAGCCGCCGGGTCAGGGGCAAGAGCCTCTTCCGGACGATCTTCTACTTCCCCTCGGTGACCAGCTCCATCGCCATCTCCACCGTCTTCCTTTTCCTGTTCCAGGGCAGCGGCGCCGTCAACGCGCTGCTGAAGTGGGTCGGCATCAGCGGACCGAAGTGGTTCACCGACGCCAACGGCCTGGTGTGGACGGTGCTCGGCGGCCTCGGCATCGTCGACCCCGACAAGCCGGCGGCGGCGCTCGCGTCCAACGGGTTCCTCGGACTCTCCTGGTGGGACTGGCTGTCAGGACCCTCCATCGCCATGTGCACCGTCATCGCGCTGATCGTATGGACATCGTCCGGCACCTACATGCTGATCTTCCTCGCCGCGCTGCAGGACGTGCCCGCGGAGCTGGAGGAGGCCGCCCTGCTGGACGGCGCCAACCGCTGGCAGTCGTTCCGCAACGTCACCATCCCCGCGCTCCGGCCGGTGATCTTCCTCGTGGTCACGCTCGGCCTGATCGGCAGCTGGCAGATCTTCGACGCCGTGTACGTGATGAGCCAGGGCGCCCCGGGCAACACCACCCTCACCCCCGCCTTCCTCTCCTACACCGCGGGCTTCCAGGACTCCGAATACGGCCGCGCCGCGGCCATCGCCTTCATCCTGCTGGCGATCATCATGGTGATGACCCTGATCCAGCGTGTGCTGCTGCGCGACCGCGACAAGCCGGTCCGGGCGGGCAGGCGCATCGGGGCCGTACGCCGGAGGGCTTCATGA
- a CDS encoding carbohydrate ABC transporter permease, whose translation MSTPPTTPASMSRATPKNPGTWAPRTSRSSTTGPRAPRSTGSRILLVVLYLLLTAVGLLYLLPFAIQIVTSFKTDPDAAANPLSLLPNPFSLESYRRLFGLGDAGDAVPFSTWLGNSVLVTLFITAGRVFFDSLAGYALARLDFRGRNLLFNGLLTVMSVPGVVLLIPKFLVLNQLGIFDTYAGMIVPLLVDAAGVFIMRQFFLSIPREVEEAARIDGASVFRTFWSVVLPMAKPALITLTILSFQGSWNEFTHFLVATQSPQYQTLTTGLASFVSGSLSSGTQYPLKLTAALLATIPVALLFFAFQRHFVRSANSGAVKQ comes from the coding sequence ATGAGTACGCCGCCGACCACGCCGGCCTCGATGAGCCGGGCGACGCCGAAGAACCCCGGGACCTGGGCGCCCCGGACAAGCCGCAGCTCCACCACGGGGCCGCGCGCACCGCGGAGCACCGGCAGCCGGATCCTCCTCGTCGTTCTCTATCTGCTGCTCACGGCGGTCGGGCTGCTGTATCTGCTGCCGTTCGCCATCCAGATCGTGACGTCGTTCAAGACCGATCCGGACGCGGCGGCCAACCCGCTGTCCCTGCTGCCGAACCCGTTCTCGCTGGAGTCCTACCGGCGGCTGTTCGGGCTCGGGGACGCCGGGGACGCCGTGCCGTTCAGCACCTGGCTGGGCAACTCCGTCCTCGTCACCCTGTTCATCACCGCGGGCCGGGTCTTCTTCGACTCGCTGGCCGGTTACGCGCTGGCCCGGCTCGACTTCCGCGGGCGCAACCTGCTCTTCAACGGGCTGCTGACGGTGATGTCGGTGCCCGGCGTGGTGCTGCTGATCCCGAAGTTCCTCGTCCTCAACCAGTTGGGCATCTTCGACACGTACGCCGGCATGATCGTCCCCCTGCTGGTGGACGCGGCCGGGGTGTTCATCATGCGGCAGTTTTTCCTCTCCATCCCCAGGGAGGTGGAGGAGGCGGCCCGGATCGACGGCGCCAGTGTCTTCCGCACCTTCTGGTCGGTGGTGCTGCCGATGGCCAAACCCGCCCTGATCACCCTGACGATCCTGTCGTTCCAGGGATCGTGGAACGAGTTCACGCACTTCCTGGTCGCGACCCAGTCTCCGCAGTACCAGACGCTGACGACCGGCCTCGCGTCATTCGTCTCCGGCAGCCTCAGCAGCGGGACACAGTATCCGCTCAAGCTGACGGCGGCGCTGCTGGCGACCATCCCGGTGGCGCTGCTCTTCTTCGCCTTCCAGCGGCACTTCGTACGGAGTGCGAACTCGGGGGCGGTCAAGCAGTAG
- a CDS encoding amylo-alpha-1,6-glucosidase, whose amino-acid sequence MNTVVQGNPAGQQPPGDVVAEGLQPFLHDVCTTLYAPSLVLSRPAGDIAGGADGFFHGDRRLLSGLSVRAEGVPVLSVSNTLAAADRTAFRSVLRGIGEHTADPAVTLHRVRTVEPGVLREELEIANAGVKEIRLEVVVGAASDLVSMNDVKSGRRSDPLPAGVEDGALVWREDGIAVRLHASSGSPRIDAGAGELRFEVALAARESWRTTLECTVTDDEPLRFPAVARDAVPWSPAGLRSADHRMDHFFARSVGDLERLLLSDPEHPEDQFLAAGSPWFLTLFGRDSLWAARMLLPLGSDLAAGTLRTLARRQGTTTDARTDEQPGKILHEVRREGQRLNEGASLPPVYYGTVDATPLWVILLHDAWRWGMDPEQVRDLLPHAEAALEWLATYGDADGDGLLEYIDVSGLGLANQGWKDSGDSIRWRDGRLAEAPIALCEVQAYGYEAAMGGAALLRAFGRPGAERWEEWANRLKRRFRESFWVEDETGRYPAVALDAAKRPVDSVTSGFGHLLGTGLLDEEESALLAARLAGPELNSGFGLRTLSTESTGFNPFGYHIGSIWPHDTAIAVHGLVRAGFPAEAASLADGLVAASAAFDGRLPELFAGHGSAADSVPAPYPASCRPQAWSAASAVALLTAALGLEADVPAGTLRVSPGAADGIGPLRLTGLRVAGAPLAVEVDTTGRVRVEAPDTLTVHGAWAVSSK is encoded by the coding sequence GTGAACACGGTCGTCCAGGGAAACCCCGCCGGTCAGCAGCCCCCCGGGGACGTCGTCGCCGAGGGCCTGCAGCCCTTCCTGCACGACGTCTGCACCACGCTCTACGCGCCCAGCCTGGTGCTGTCCCGGCCGGCCGGCGACATCGCCGGCGGGGCCGACGGGTTCTTCCACGGCGACCGGCGGCTGCTCTCCGGGCTCTCCGTCCGGGCGGAGGGAGTGCCGGTCCTGTCCGTGAGCAACACCCTGGCCGCCGCCGACAGGACGGCCTTCCGCTCCGTACTGCGCGGTATCGGCGAGCACACCGCCGACCCGGCGGTCACCCTGCACCGCGTGCGCACGGTCGAACCGGGAGTGCTGCGCGAGGAGTTGGAGATCGCGAACGCGGGGGTGAAGGAGATACGGCTGGAGGTCGTCGTCGGCGCCGCCAGCGACCTGGTCAGCATGAACGACGTGAAGTCCGGCCGCCGTTCGGATCCGCTGCCCGCCGGTGTCGAGGACGGCGCGCTGGTGTGGCGCGAGGACGGGATCGCTGTCCGGCTGCACGCCTCGTCCGGCTCCCCGCGGATCGACGCCGGCGCGGGCGAACTGCGCTTCGAAGTGGCGCTGGCGGCACGTGAGTCGTGGCGTACGACGCTGGAGTGCACCGTCACCGACGACGAACCTCTCCGGTTCCCGGCCGTGGCGCGCGACGCCGTGCCGTGGTCACCGGCCGGGCTGCGCAGCGCCGATCACCGCATGGACCACTTCTTCGCCCGGTCCGTCGGCGATCTGGAGCGGCTGCTGCTGTCCGATCCCGAACACCCGGAGGACCAGTTCCTGGCCGCGGGGTCACCCTGGTTCCTGACCCTGTTCGGCCGTGACTCGCTGTGGGCGGCGCGCATGCTGCTGCCGCTCGGCAGCGACCTGGCGGCGGGCACCCTCCGCACTCTTGCCCGCCGCCAGGGCACCACCACCGACGCCCGCACCGACGAACAGCCCGGCAAGATCCTGCACGAAGTACGCCGCGAGGGGCAGCGGCTCAACGAGGGCGCGTCCCTGCCGCCGGTCTACTACGGCACGGTCGACGCCACCCCGCTCTGGGTGATCCTGCTGCACGACGCGTGGCGCTGGGGCATGGACCCCGAGCAGGTACGCGATCTTCTGCCGCACGCCGAGGCGGCCCTGGAGTGGCTGGCGACGTACGGCGACGCGGACGGCGACGGTCTGCTGGAGTACATCGACGTCTCCGGTCTCGGGCTCGCCAACCAGGGCTGGAAGGACTCCGGCGACTCCATCCGCTGGCGCGACGGCCGGCTCGCCGAGGCCCCGATCGCGCTGTGCGAGGTCCAGGCGTACGGGTACGAGGCGGCGATGGGCGGCGCGGCTCTGCTGCGCGCGTTCGGCCGGCCCGGCGCCGAGCGCTGGGAGGAGTGGGCGAACAGGCTCAAGCGCCGGTTCCGGGAGAGCTTCTGGGTCGAGGACGAGACGGGCCGTTATCCGGCCGTGGCACTCGACGCCGCCAAACGCCCGGTGGACTCGGTCACTTCGGGCTTCGGGCATCTGCTGGGCACGGGCCTCCTGGACGAGGAGGAGAGCGCGCTGCTGGCGGCGCGGCTGGCCGGGCCCGAGCTGAACTCCGGTTTCGGACTGCGTACGTTGAGTACGGAATCCACCGGTTTCAACCCCTTCGGCTATCACATCGGTTCGATCTGGCCGCACGACACCGCCATCGCCGTGCACGGCCTCGTCCGGGCGGGTTTCCCCGCGGAGGCCGCCTCGCTCGCCGACGGTCTGGTCGCCGCGTCCGCGGCGTTCGACGGCCGGCTGCCCGAACTGTTCGCCGGTCACGGCTCGGCCGCCGACAGTGTGCCCGCCCCGTATCCGGCGTCGTGCCGACCGCAGGCCTGGTCGGCGGCGTCCGCCGTCGCGCTGCTCACGGCCGCGCTCGGTCTTGAGGCCGATGTGCCGGCGGGCACGCTGCGTGTCTCGCCGGGGGCCGCCGATGGCATCGGGCCGCTGCGGCTGACCGGTCTGCGGGTGGCGGGCGCGCCCCTGGCCGTTGAGGTCGACACGACGGGCCGGGTCCGGGTGGAGGCCCCGGACACCCTGACGGTGCACGGTGCCTGGGCCGTGTCTTCGAAGTAG
- a CDS encoding sugar ABC transporter substrate-binding protein, giving the protein MKKNRAATAAAVCGALLIAGCSSDFGSDGDAEQDSSGKQKLTVMIGSSGDAETNAVKAAAAAWAKKTGNTVTVVPAQNLDQQLGQALAGGKPPDVFYVGSSVFANYAKGNSLYAYGDKLSDKEDFSATLRNSFSYEDKFVCAPKDSSTLGLAINTKMWKAAGLTEADHPKTWDDLTKVAKKLTGDKVSGLVVNSSYNQLGPFLKQAGGWITNADQTEITADSPENVEALTYVKKLLDDGVLTYPKQVDAGWGGEAFGAQKAAMTIEGNWLTGAMTNDYPDVDYQVVPLPEGPSGQGTLSFSTCWGIASKSAHRDAAVSLVESFTTAEQQVEFADAYGVMPSRTSALATYEKQHPQDKAFVDGSAYAQGPVTLPGFTKVLDQFDTDLAGLAKADPKKILGDLQTNGEQVLKSNG; this is encoded by the coding sequence ATGAAGAAGAACAGAGCCGCGACCGCCGCCGCAGTGTGCGGCGCGCTCCTCATAGCCGGATGTTCGTCCGACTTCGGCAGCGACGGCGACGCCGAACAGGACAGCTCCGGCAAGCAGAAGCTGACCGTGATGATCGGCTCCTCCGGCGACGCCGAGACGAACGCCGTCAAGGCCGCGGCCGCGGCCTGGGCGAAGAAGACCGGCAACACCGTCACCGTCGTACCGGCGCAGAACCTGGACCAGCAGCTCGGCCAGGCGCTGGCCGGCGGCAAGCCGCCGGACGTCTTCTACGTCGGCTCGTCCGTCTTCGCCAACTACGCCAAGGGCAACTCCCTGTACGCGTACGGCGACAAGCTCAGCGACAAGGAGGACTTCTCCGCCACGCTGCGCAACTCCTTCAGCTACGAGGACAAGTTCGTCTGCGCGCCCAAGGACAGCTCCACCCTCGGCCTGGCGATCAACACCAAGATGTGGAAGGCCGCCGGACTCACCGAGGCCGACCACCCCAAGACCTGGGACGATCTGACGAAGGTCGCGAAGAAGCTCACCGGCGACAAGGTCAGCGGCCTCGTCGTCAACAGCTCGTACAACCAGCTCGGCCCCTTCCTCAAGCAGGCCGGCGGCTGGATCACCAACGCCGACCAGACCGAGATCACGGCCGACAGCCCCGAGAACGTCGAGGCGCTGACGTATGTGAAGAAGCTGCTCGACGACGGTGTGCTCACCTACCCCAAGCAGGTCGACGCGGGCTGGGGCGGCGAGGCGTTCGGCGCGCAGAAGGCCGCCATGACCATCGAGGGCAACTGGCTGACCGGCGCCATGACCAACGACTACCCGGACGTCGACTACCAGGTCGTCCCGCTGCCCGAGGGCCCGTCGGGCCAGGGCACGCTCTCCTTCAGCACCTGCTGGGGCATCGCCAGCAAGAGCGCCCACCGCGACGCGGCCGTCTCGCTCGTCGAGTCCTTCACCACCGCCGAGCAGCAGGTGGAGTTCGCCGACGCGTACGGCGTGATGCCCTCGCGTACCAGCGCACTGGCGACGTACGAGAAGCAGCACCCGCAGGACAAGGCGTTTGTGGACGGCTCCGCCTACGCCCAGGGCCCGGTCACTCTGCCCGGCTTCACCAAGGTGCTCGACCAGTTCGACACGGATCTGGCCGGGCTGGCGAAGGCCGACCCCAAGAAGATCCTCGGCGATCTGCAGACCAACGGTGAGCAGGTCCTGAAGAGCAACGGCTGA
- a CDS encoding GTPase-associated protein 1-related protein codes for MLIRRLSYLLDREPDTGSVRLRPLRSPEPPPEGEAGDFDDLLAQVEQILALTHGRTPHGVLSCSRLPAGGSLLCHGRADGEHPDGQGQFIEVLHLPAGAAGFDRMWPIDTWRSRSWDAPGPADGHGDPLPVPEGHFGREMLVRFAQEQSSRVAPFLADVRRLWADPAGRQIVIAEQDPETVVRWIALACASLPEHRARELTFVTGAGEPHEAPQQIIGIGPDSSFDRHDPLLVGHLYRVHDGLGGPGSEYVPDPWAELTAALWQAGTPPTPGAATFPTAQTAQTAPPGPAAAPLVSGSSAPVTGEEAPDPFDLAALVPQLLRTGTGPGTGAGSGDGFTALQGESLHAVVASLASAAQDQAQGAPAVEELTRVCQELGKHCPESVTDPLALALARRRLSAALDQDTALRHDPLAGLPLGEAAQRSLRSEFGPRFDKGLGRRLRGPVSAWAGPLHLALVLHGPQGAGVEDAVNRFVRVLLQPRMPECGDAVAVLKSVGHQGLNRRVLAKIAVETAGRRSHLLRELLLSPHGEWVRSHLDIAPPSVRVVELAVRWGGPPHRLRGVELFAKLAEPAPGAAVSAATDPPTLETLWGLVWGAGQPERPDFPRILRICGAEAVLAANLGTRFLAWLTAPGRFDRELVDFAHAVHRRPELTGRERATAQLLVIADNFARTSRAPRDVVDSLGDLRRAASPVDGPLWDGVQYLLARGFAALPPHELYQSGALSYLATGEPVLQQHYRAAVQADFADDAKIGRMAAQPEFIADLFYVWRRDLTRSSREWHAMVDDLLRQTIGVVLRRMTDEQRGAVATRLVGRSNNWLQSWLRWSHRMAGGGSHDTQIPGQPGRPPTPHVPGRPPPPRSGELPPVPPTYPPGYSPSHPPR; via the coding sequence ATGCTCATCCGCCGTCTCAGCTACCTGCTCGACCGGGAGCCGGACACCGGCAGCGTCCGGCTTCGTCCGCTCCGGTCGCCCGAGCCGCCGCCGGAGGGTGAGGCCGGGGACTTCGACGATCTGCTCGCGCAGGTGGAGCAGATCCTCGCCCTCACCCATGGCCGTACTCCGCACGGGGTCTTGAGTTGCAGCCGGCTCCCGGCCGGCGGCAGTCTCCTCTGTCACGGCCGTGCCGACGGTGAACACCCGGACGGGCAGGGGCAGTTCATCGAGGTTCTGCATCTCCCCGCGGGCGCCGCCGGGTTCGACCGGATGTGGCCGATCGACACCTGGCGCTCCCGGTCCTGGGACGCCCCGGGGCCGGCCGACGGGCACGGGGACCCGCTGCCCGTCCCGGAAGGGCACTTCGGCCGCGAGATGCTCGTGCGCTTCGCCCAGGAACAGTCCTCGCGCGTGGCGCCGTTCCTCGCGGACGTACGACGCCTCTGGGCCGACCCCGCCGGCCGGCAGATCGTCATCGCCGAACAGGACCCGGAGACGGTCGTCCGCTGGATCGCGCTCGCCTGCGCTTCCCTGCCCGAACACCGCGCCAGGGAACTGACGTTCGTCACCGGCGCCGGCGAACCGCACGAGGCGCCGCAGCAGATCATCGGCATCGGGCCCGATTCCTCCTTCGACCGGCACGATCCGCTGCTCGTCGGGCATCTGTACCGGGTCCACGACGGTCTCGGGGGACCGGGCAGTGAGTACGTCCCCGATCCCTGGGCCGAGTTGACGGCCGCGCTGTGGCAGGCGGGCACGCCGCCGACACCGGGGGCGGCCACCTTCCCGACGGCGCAGACGGCCCAGACAGCCCCGCCGGGACCGGCCGCCGCACCCCTGGTGTCCGGCTCGTCGGCGCCCGTCACGGGGGAGGAGGCCCCCGATCCGTTCGACCTCGCGGCGCTCGTGCCCCAACTCCTGCGGACGGGCACGGGGCCGGGAACGGGAGCGGGGTCGGGGGACGGGTTCACCGCGCTCCAGGGCGAGTCCCTGCACGCCGTCGTCGCCTCGCTCGCCTCGGCGGCCCAGGACCAGGCCCAAGGAGCCCCGGCCGTCGAGGAGTTGACCCGGGTCTGCCAGGAGCTGGGCAAACACTGTCCCGAGAGTGTCACCGACCCACTGGCGCTCGCCCTCGCCCGGCGGCGGCTCTCCGCCGCGCTGGACCAGGACACCGCGCTCCGGCACGATCCGCTCGCCGGCCTGCCCCTCGGCGAGGCGGCGCAGCGCTCGCTGCGTTCCGAGTTCGGACCCCGCTTCGACAAGGGCCTCGGGCGCAGACTGCGCGGCCCGGTCTCCGCCTGGGCGGGACCACTGCATCTCGCGCTCGTCCTGCACGGTCCTCAGGGCGCCGGCGTCGAGGACGCGGTGAACAGGTTCGTCCGCGTTCTGCTCCAGCCCCGGATGCCTGAATGCGGGGACGCGGTCGCCGTCCTGAAGAGCGTGGGCCACCAAGGGCTGAACCGGCGTGTCCTCGCGAAGATCGCCGTCGAGACCGCGGGCCGACGGAGCCATCTCCTGCGGGAGTTGCTGCTGTCGCCGCACGGCGAGTGGGTACGGTCCCATCTCGACATCGCCCCGCCATCCGTGCGTGTGGTCGAACTGGCCGTACGGTGGGGCGGGCCGCCGCACCGCCTGCGCGGTGTCGAACTGTTCGCGAAACTCGCCGAACCGGCCCCGGGCGCCGCCGTGTCGGCCGCGACCGACCCGCCGACGCTGGAGACCCTGTGGGGGCTCGTCTGGGGCGCCGGCCAGCCGGAGCGGCCCGACTTCCCGCGTATCCTCCGCATTTGCGGCGCGGAGGCGGTTCTCGCCGCCAATCTCGGCACCCGGTTCCTGGCCTGGCTCACAGCGCCCGGACGGTTCGACCGTGAGCTGGTCGACTTCGCCCACGCGGTCCACCGCCGGCCGGAGCTGACGGGCCGGGAGCGCGCCACCGCCCAACTGCTCGTCATCGCCGACAACTTCGCGCGGACGAGCCGCGCGCCCAGGGACGTCGTGGACAGCCTGGGAGACCTGCGGCGGGCCGCCTCGCCCGTGGACGGGCCGCTGTGGGACGGCGTGCAGTACCTGCTGGCGCGCGGGTTCGCCGCCCTCCCGCCGCACGAGCTCTACCAGTCGGGCGCGCTGTCGTATCTCGCCACCGGCGAACCGGTGTTGCAGCAGCACTACCGGGCCGCCGTTCAGGCGGACTTCGCCGACGACGCCAAGATCGGCCGGATGGCCGCGCAGCCGGAGTTCATCGCCGATCTCTTCTACGTCTGGCGCAGGGACCTGACCAGATCCTCCCGCGAATGGCACGCCATGGTCGACGACCTGCTCCGGCAGACCATCGGTGTGGTGCTGCGCCGGATGACCGACGAGCAGCGCGGCGCCGTCGCCACCCGGCTGGTGGGACGGTCGAACAACTGGCTCCAGAGCTGGCTGCGTTGGTCGCACCGCATGGCCGGCGGCGGCAGCCACGACACACAGATCCCGGGACAGCCGGGCCGCCCGCCCACCCCCCATGTCCCGGGCCGGCCACCGCCACCGAGGTCCGGCGAGTTGCCGCCGGTGCCACCCACATACCCGCCCGGGTACTCGCCGTCGCATCCACCGCGCTGA